CTGTAATGAAAAAGATTTTTCTGGCAGCTTCGGTTGCATTGTCGTTAGTTGTGCAAGCACAACACTTTTGTGGCACCGATGAATACATTCAAAAAAGGGCAGCTTCAAGTGCAGAGTTTGCTAGGCAGCGCGATGAGATGTTTCAACAAATGGAAGCATTTAGAACTACACCTAAACCTGCAGCAAGAGCGGGGCAAAGTGTTATATATATACCGGTGGTTTTTCACATTATTCATAATGGAAAAGCTTATGGCGTAGGCGAAAATATTTCTGATGAGCAGGTGCTTTCGCAAATAGATGCCCTTAACAGAGACTTTGCTCTTATGGCTGCCGATACTGTAAATATCCCTGCTGAGTTTAAGCCTTTAGCAACTAATACTTACATACAGTTTTGTATGGCGAAGTTTGATCCGCAAGGCAATCCTACCACAGGTATTGAGCGTATTGTATATTCTAATAAAGCAACATGGGATACCGAAAATGATATTGATGGAGTGCTGAAACCGGCAACCATTTGGGATAGAAGAAAATACTTGAATATTTGGAGTTGTAATTTTGGTGGCACCTTAAAAAGCCAAGGTGTTTTAGCTTATGCAACCTTACCTTACTTTACCGATAACCAAACCGATGGGGTTGTTTCGCGCCATAATGCTATTGGTACTGTAGGAACACTACTTTCAAGCCAAAGAGGTGGCAGAACCGTAGTACACGAAGTGGGGCACTGGCTAGGTTTGTTGCATATTTGGGGCAATACCGCAGGTTGCTACGATGGTACTTACAACTCTACCGATTTTGTGGACGATACTCCGGATCAAGACGATAAGTATTTTGGTTGCCCAAGTTATCCTCAGTATTCATGCGGTACTTCTAATATGTTTATGAACCACATGGATTACTCCGATGACAATTGTCGCAATATGTTTACAATAGGGCAAGCGGATGTAATGTACGGCACTGTTAGCCAAGGTGGGCAGCGCGCTTCTATTAGAAATTCAATATCAAATTGCTTTTATGATTTAGATGGAGCAGTAAAAACAGTATTGCTTCCTACCGATACAATTTGCAATTTAAACTTTAAACCGGTAGTAAAGGTTAAGAACGAAGGCGTAACCACCATCATAAATGCGACTATCTATTACAGAATTGATAATGGTTCTTTCGATTCGCTTCCATTCAATAGGCAATTGCTTATTCAGGAAGAAGCGTTTGTTACCTTGCCGTTACAATCTGTAACCGCGGGCAATCATACGCTTACAGTTACCTTCGAAAGACCCAATGGCGTAAGTTTAGACAGTTATCCAGCCAACGATGAACTTACAGTTAATTTCTATGCTTACGATGGTGGTTTTGCATTGCAAGCACCACTTGTTGAAGATTTTGAAATGGGCGCATTTCCACCAACCAATTGGCTTATAGATAATAAGGGAAATGCCAATACCTGGGATTTGGCTTCTTCCAGCGGTTACGAAGTTGGTAGTTATGGAGCAGTTATCAATAACTTAAATTACACTTCAAATCCAAACGGAGCTAAAGATGCTTTAATTACCGATGATTACGATGTTTCAAATGTGGGATTACCAAACTTGAAATTCGATTTGGCATATTGCCGCGTAAACAACAACCGCCAAGATTCATTAGCCGTATATTATTCATTCGATTGTGGCATGCAATGGAATTTAGTATATAGAAGCGGAGGAACTACCATGGCTACCGCTCCGGATCAAAATGCATTCTTTGTGCCAACTTCAAACCAGTGGAAAACGGTTACAGTTTCGCTGCCATCTACGATTGGCCAAAACAAAGTGCGTTTTAAATTTGAAAATATTTCAGGTTGGGGCAATGCATTGTACTTAGATAATATCAATATAGATGGCACTCCAATTTCAGGTATTGAAGAGAAGAGTAATAAGGTGGAAGTAAGTGTATTCCCTAACCCTGCCGGAAACTTTGCTTACATTTCTTTGCCTGTGGTACATCCAT
The sequence above is drawn from the Chitinophagales bacterium genome and encodes:
- a CDS encoding choice-of-anchor J domain-containing protein, whose product is MKKIFLAASVALSLVVQAQHFCGTDEYIQKRAASSAEFARQRDEMFQQMEAFRTTPKPAARAGQSVIYIPVVFHIIHNGKAYGVGENISDEQVLSQIDALNRDFALMAADTVNIPAEFKPLATNTYIQFCMAKFDPQGNPTTGIERIVYSNKATWDTENDIDGVLKPATIWDRRKYLNIWSCNFGGTLKSQGVLAYATLPYFTDNQTDGVVSRHNAIGTVGTLLSSQRGGRTVVHEVGHWLGLLHIWGNTAGCYDGTYNSTDFVDDTPDQDDKYFGCPSYPQYSCGTSNMFMNHMDYSDDNCRNMFTIGQADVMYGTVSQGGQRASIRNSISNCFYDLDGAVKTVLLPTDTICNLNFKPVVKVKNEGVTTIINATIYYRIDNGSFDSLPFNRQLLIQEEAFVTLPLQSVTAGNHTLTVTFERPNGVSLDSYPANDELTVNFYAYDGGFALQAPLVEDFEMGAFPPTNWLIDNKGNANTWDLASSSGYEVGSYGAVINNLNYTSNPNGAKDALITDDYDVSNVGLPNLKFDLAYCRVNNNRQDSLAVYYSFDCGMQWNLVYRSGGTTMATAPDQNAFFVPTSNQWKTVTVSLPSTIGQNKVRFKFENISGWGNALYLDNINIDGTPISGIEEKSNKVEVSVFPNPAGNFAYISLPVVHPFTQLEVYNAVGQKVASQAIFQRVVELNTNSLTTGTYFVRLLGENASQIQPIVISK